A window from Pseudomonas sp. Tri1 encodes these proteins:
- a CDS encoding TauD/TfdA family dioxygenase translates to MQATELKIQKTPPAVKFSTGQNEYDVPALWLREKTQDPDSTDTITQQRLFDSHLIDPDIQVTAVEVLTQGRVKISFSDGHSAIYSTDLLLAEILDADRTPSVVAWDSDLDQRLVRHDWRALSDDQAFEAALTAYLKYGYIVLTHVPNTQEQVLDVGSKFGYVKETNFGKYFEVYSKPQANDLAYRSVRLGPHTDNPYRDPVPGIQLLHCLINETTGGLSTLVDSVKVVDALRREDPTGYMLLKNTPVRFRFVDKGVELTTRRPMINTDETGQTLGVHYSPRLDSLPLLSSDDVKAFHKARKRLAELFNHPDYEIQFRLQAGELMLFDNSRVLHGRTSYDPTQGHRHLQGCYIDLDGPLERLSEIRKRKKSTEEAA, encoded by the coding sequence ATGCAAGCCACTGAATTGAAAATTCAAAAGACCCCACCGGCGGTGAAATTCTCGACAGGGCAGAACGAGTACGATGTTCCTGCCTTATGGCTCCGGGAAAAAACCCAAGACCCTGACTCTACGGACACGATCACTCAGCAACGTCTGTTCGATTCCCACCTCATTGATCCAGACATCCAAGTGACTGCAGTAGAGGTGCTGACACAGGGTCGAGTAAAGATATCCTTCAGTGATGGACACAGCGCCATCTATTCAACGGACTTGCTTTTGGCCGAGATACTCGATGCGGATCGTACTCCCTCAGTTGTCGCCTGGGACAGCGATCTGGATCAACGCCTCGTGCGGCATGACTGGCGTGCGCTGAGCGATGACCAGGCATTTGAAGCTGCACTGACGGCGTATCTGAAATATGGCTATATCGTGCTGACACATGTTCCTAACACACAGGAGCAGGTATTAGACGTCGGCAGTAAATTTGGGTATGTGAAAGAAACCAATTTCGGCAAATATTTCGAAGTCTACTCAAAGCCTCAAGCGAACGACCTGGCTTATCGCAGTGTGCGTCTGGGGCCGCACACCGATAACCCCTACCGCGACCCAGTTCCAGGCATCCAGCTACTTCACTGTCTGATCAATGAAACCACAGGTGGGCTTTCCACGCTGGTCGACAGCGTCAAGGTCGTTGATGCACTAAGACGGGAGGATCCTACGGGTTATATGCTGCTCAAGAACACGCCCGTTCGGTTTCGATTTGTAGATAAAGGGGTCGAATTGACTACTCGACGTCCTATGATCAACACCGATGAGACAGGCCAAACCCTGGGTGTTCACTACAGCCCTCGGTTGGACAGTTTGCCGCTGTTGAGCTCTGACGATGTAAAAGCATTCCACAAGGCCCGCAAACGCCTCGCTGAACTGTTCAACCATCCGGATTATGAAATCCAGTTTCGACTGCAAGCCGGGGAGCTGATGCTTTTCGACAACAGTCGAGTTCTCCATGGCCGCACCAGCTACGATCCAACGCAAGGGCATCGGCATCTACAAGGCTGCTATATCGACCTGGACGGTCCGCTTGAGCGCTTGAGCGAAATTCGTAAACGGAAAAAATCAACTGAAGAGGCTGCATGA